A window from Triticum aestivum cultivar Chinese Spring chromosome 6D, IWGSC CS RefSeq v2.1, whole genome shotgun sequence encodes these proteins:
- the LOC123145281 gene encoding ribose-phosphate pyrophosphokinase 4, which produces MLASATATNSYWTGAAAGGLGFSRAAIIGRPKGESNRYSRSRTTCLAARVSIPPTPSPSEPLPTRRSPVPAPPAAAAAAPRDEMEVAAAAAAVAVPRHKVKKQINLFYCAECEELALKVAAASDAIQLQSINWRNFPDGFPNLFINNAHDIRGQHVAFLASFSSPAIIFEQISVIFALPKLFIASFTLVLPFFPTGTFERVEEEGDVATAFTLARILSMIPKSRGGPTSVVIYDIHALQERFYFGDDVLPCFETGIPLLLQRLSQLPDADNVTIAFPDDGAWKRFHKSLANFPVVVCAKVREGDKRIVRIKEGNPEGRHVVIVDDLVQSGGTLRECQKVLAAHGATKVSAYVTHAVFPNQSYERFMTANSAGPGDQFAYFWITDSCPQTVKAISQQPPFEVLSLASSIADALQI; this is translated from the exons ATGCTGGCAAGTGCCACGGCGACAAACTCGTATTGGACTGGTGCCGCGGCTGGGGGTCTAGGGTTTAGCCGGGCGGCAATAATTGGGAGGCCGAAAGGAGAATCGAATCGATACTCCCGGTCCCGGACGACCTGCTTGGCTGCGCGCGTCTCGATACCACCTACCCCGTCGCCGTCAGAGCCTCTTCCCACGCGCCGCTCCCCTGTCCCCgcaccccccgccgccgccgccgccgctccccgggACGAGATGGAggtcgctgccgctgccgccgccgtcgccgtcccgaGGCACAAGGTGAAGAAGCAGATTAACCTCTTCTACTGCGCCGAGTGCGAGGAGCTCGCCCTcaaggtcgccgccgcctccgacgccaTCCAGCTCCAGTCTATCAACTGGAG GAACTTCCCCGACGGGTTCCCGAACCTCTTCATCAACAACGCGCACGACATCCGGGGGCAGCACGTCGCCTTCCTCGCCTCCTTCAGCTCGCCGGCGATCATCTTCGAGCAGATCTCCGTCATCTTCGCGCTGCCCAAGCTCTTCATCGCCTCCTTCACGCTCGTGCTGCCCTTCTTCCCCACCGGTACCTTCGAGCGCGTCGAGGAGGAGGGCGACGTCGCCACCGCCTTCACGCTCGCGCGCATCCTCTCCATGATCCCCAAGTCGCGCGGCGGGCCCACCAGCGTCGTCATCTACGACATCCACGCGCTCCAGGAGAGGTTCTACTTCGGGGACGACGTCCTGCCCTGCTTCGAGACCGGGATACCGCTCCTGCTGCAGCGCCTCAGCCAGCTCCCCGACGCCGACAAT GTCACCATTGCCTTCCCAGATGATGGGGCGTGGAAGCGCTTCCACAAGTCGTTGGCCAACTTCCCAGTG GTTGTCTGTGCGAAGGTCCGTGAAGGCGACAAGAGGATAGTCCGGATTAAAGAAGGGAACCCTGAAGGGCGACATGTCGTTATTGTCGATGATCTAGTGCAATCTGGTGGAACTCTTAGAGAGTGCCAG AAAGTTCTGGCTGCTCATGGTGCTACAAAAGTCAGCGCCTATGTAACTCATGCTGTGTTCCCCAATCAGTCATATGAACGCTTCATGACTGCTAATTCTG CCGGGCCAGGTGACCAGTTTGCTTACTTCTGGATCACGGATTCGTGCCCTCAGACAGTGAAAGCCATCAGCCAACAACCTCCATTTGAGGTGTTGAGCCTTGCTAGCTCGATTGCTGATGCCCTTCAGATATGA
- the LOC123145282 gene encoding cysteine protease XCP1 — MDSELSIVLFLLIVFAACCCSSSSATYHHDPAVVGYSQEDVALPSRILELFSSWSVKHSKVYVTPKEKVRRYEVFRQNLKHIVETNRRNGSYWLGLNQFADVAHEEFKAGYLGLSTGLAGAGGRPRAPTTAFRYEAAVDLPWEVDWRKKGAVTPVKNQGRCGSCWAFSTVAAVEGINQMVTGRLESLSEQELMDCDSTLDHGCGGGLMDFAYAYIVGNQGIHTDADYPYLMEEGDCKEKQPHSKVVTISGYEDVPENSEVSLLKALAHQPVSVGIAAGSRDFQFYKGGVFEGTCGTQLDHALTAVGYGSSNGHDYIVMKNSWGGGWGEQGYFRIKRGTGRPEGVCDIYRIASYPTKNNGTGWGWGA, encoded by the exons ATGGATTCAGAGCTCTCAATAGTGCTCTTCTTGTTGATAGTTTTTGCAGCGTGTTGTTGCTCTTCTTCTAGCGCCACCTACCACCATGACCCCGCGGTCGTCGGCTACTCGCAGGAGGACGTCGCGCTGCCGAGCAGGATCCTCGAGCTCTTCAGCTCGTGGTCGGTGAAGCACAGCAAGGTCTACGTGACCCCGAAGGAGAAGGTGCGGCGGTACGAGGTGTTCCGGCAGAACCTGAAGCACATCGTGGAGACCAACAGGAGGAACGGGAGCTACTGGCTGGGCCTGAACCAGTTCGCCGACGTCGCCCACGAGGAGTTCAAGGCCGGCTACCTTGGGCTGAGCACCGGCTTggccggcgccggcgggcggcCGCGCGCTCCGACGACGGCATTCAGGTACGAGGCCGCCGTGGACCTGCCCTGGGAGGTGGACTGGCGGAAGAAGGGGGCCGTGACGCCGGTCAAGAACCAGGGGAGATGCG GAAGCTGCTGGGCCttctcgacggtggcggcggtggaAGGGATAAACCAGATGGTGACGGGCAGGCTGGAGTCGCTGTCGGAGCAGGAGCTGATGGACTGCGACAGCACCTTGGACCACGGCTGTGGAGGGGGACTCATGGACTTCGCCTACGCCTACATTGTGGGGAACCAGGGGATCCACACCGACGCCGACTACCCCTACCTCATGGAGGAGGGCGACTGCAAGGAGAAGCAG CCCCACTCCAAGGTCGTCACCATCAGCGGCTACGAGGACGTGCCGGAGAACAGCGAGGTGAGCCTGCTGAAGGCGCTGGCGCACCAGCCCGTCAGCGTGGGCATCGCTGCGGGGAGCAGGGACTTCCAGTTCTACAAAGGG GGGGTGTTTGAAGGAACCTGTGGCACCCAACTGGACCATGCGCTGACGGCCGTCGGATACGGCTCATCCAACGGCCATGACTACATCGTCATGAAGAACTCGTGGGGCGGGGGCTGGGGCGAGCAAGGGTACTTCAGGATCAAGAGGGGCACCGGGAGGCCCGAGGGCGTCTGTGACATCTACAGGATCGCCTCGTACCCTACCAAGAACAACGGCACGGGCTGGGGGTGGGGGGCCTGA